Proteins encoded together in one Chelonoidis abingdonii isolate Lonesome George chromosome 1, CheloAbing_2.0, whole genome shotgun sequence window:
- the VTCN1 gene encoding V-set domain-containing T-cell activation inhibitor 1 has protein sequence MASVGQIIFWSMITIIIILVAVIVLIIGFGVSGRRSISVTTLTSAGNIGEDGILGCTFEPDVKLSNIEIRWAKAGVFGMVHEFKGGKDHLKDQDEVFKGRTAIFAEQVIGGNASLMLRDVQLSDAGAYRCSVTTSKGNGEAGLEYKTGAFSSPEMHVDYNSSMDTLRCEAPRWFPQPVVIWTSHNNTRDNLSEVSNTSFKLNSENVTMNVVSVLHNITANTTYTCVIKNDIAKATGNIKVTDSSIKKTVHLQLLTTNMASGSLSPLALSWILLSLLYLMAL, from the exons catgaTCACCATCATCATAATCCTGGTAGCAGTGATTGTGCTGATCATCGGCTTTGGTGTTTCAG GGAGACGCTCCATCAGCGTCACCACACTAACCTCCGCTGGGAACATTGGGGAAGATGGCATCTTGGGCTGCACTTTCGAACCTGATGTCAAGCTCAGCAACATAGAGATCCGGTGGGCTAAAGCTGGGGTCTTTGGGATGGTGCATGAGTTTAAAGGTGGCAAGGACCATCTAAAGGACCAGGATGAAGTGTTCAAGGGCCGGACAGCAATATTCGCAGAGCAGGTGATTGGTGGGAATGCCTCCTTGATGCTGAGAGATGTGCAGCTCTCCGACGCTGGTGCTTACAGGTGTTCTGTCACCACATCCAAAGGGAATGGAGAAGCAGGGCTGGAATACAAGACCGGAG CTTTCAGCTCTCCAGAGATGCACGTGGATTACAACAGCAGCATGGACACCCTGCGGTGTGAGGCTCCCCGGTGGTTCCCTCAACCTGTTGTGATTTGGACCTCACACAATAACACAAGAGACAATTTATCTGAGGTCTCCAACACCAGCTTCAAGCTGAACTCTGAGAATGTGACTATGAATGTGGTATCTGTTCTGCACAACATTACAGCTAATACTACCTATACTTGTGTAATCAAGAATGACATTGCCAAAGCTACAGGGAACATCAAAGTGACAG ATTCCAGCATCAAGAAGACAGTTCATTTGCAGCTATTGACCACAAACATGGCATCAGGCTCCTTATCCCCTCTTGCCCTTTCCTGGatacttctctctctcctgtacCTGATGGCTTTGTAG